One Coleofasciculus chthonoplastes PCC 7420 DNA segment encodes these proteins:
- a CDS encoding peptidoglycan-binding domain-containing protein yields the protein MQALFNPETTSKVRLTAKSSVRKPILQLGSVGAEVLELQKLLAHCGTYTGPMGGYFDRSVHDAVMEFQQSMFLKADGIVDSLTWQALYQGAPVNMPVLNRGSRHDMVIPVQWVLHLTQDYSAPIDGDFGEQTERAVRSFQKRHGLVEDGVVSEPTWYALSQVHVSLLHNRYQEALVAV from the coding sequence ATGCAAGCACTTTTTAATCCAGAAACAACATCCAAGGTTAGACTCACCGCTAAATCGTCGGTTCGCAAACCTATACTGCAACTGGGTTCTGTGGGAGCCGAGGTTTTAGAACTACAAAAGCTTTTGGCTCATTGCGGCACTTATACGGGTCCAATGGGGGGGTATTTTGATCGCTCGGTCCATGATGCTGTGATGGAATTTCAGCAAAGTATGTTCCTCAAAGCCGATGGTATTGTCGATTCCCTGACGTGGCAAGCTCTTTATCAGGGTGCCCCAGTTAATATGCCTGTACTCAATCGAGGCAGCAGACATGATATGGTAATTCCTGTACAGTGGGTGCTGCATCTGACTCAGGATTATTCAGCGCCAATTGATGGTGATTTTGGCGAACAAACAGAACGCGCTGTGCGATCGTTCCAAAAACGTCATGGCTTAGTGGAAGATGGAGTGGTCAGTGAGCCAACCTGGTATGCTCTTAGTCAGGTTCATGTCAGTTTGCTCCATAACCGTTATCAAGAGGCTTTGGTGGCAGTGTAG
- the hisS gene encoding histidine--tRNA ligase produces the protein MAKADKINFSCPSGFPEFLPGEKRLEMYLIDTIRQVFERYGFTPIETPAVERLEVLQAKGNQGDNIIYGLQPILPPNRQAEKEQAGESGSEERALKFDQTVPLAAYIARHLNELQFPFARYQIDVVFRGERAKAGRYRQFRQCDIDVVGRNKLSLLYDAQIPAIIAEIFTAINIGDFLIRINNRKVLSGFFESIGLDESKIMPSIRIVDAAEKIGETKVKKALLAEGLSDEQVEQILTFTKIQGSVDEVLAQLNAMLEDKPDAQVLKTGIAELETVITGVRNLGVSDRVFCIDLSIARGLDYYTGTVYETTLVGHEALGSICSGGRYEELVGMFVGDKMPGVGISIGLTRLMSRLIQAGILESFSSTPAQVMVVNMQSDLMPLYLEVSQKLRQAGISTITSFDERSVGKQLQQADKRGIPLCVIIGSEEAAAQKCGLKNMRTGEQIAVNIEQLANEVSKQLA, from the coding sequence ATGGCAAAAGCTGACAAAATAAACTTTTCTTGTCCAAGTGGTTTTCCCGAATTTCTCCCCGGCGAAAAACGTCTGGAGATGTATTTGATAGATACTATCCGCCAAGTTTTTGAGCGATATGGATTCACACCTATCGAAACTCCAGCAGTTGAGCGATTAGAAGTTCTGCAAGCCAAAGGAAATCAAGGGGATAATATTATTTACGGGTTGCAACCAATTTTGCCGCCCAATCGCCAAGCCGAAAAAGAACAGGCGGGAGAAAGTGGTTCAGAAGAGAGGGCATTAAAGTTTGATCAGACGGTTCCCTTAGCGGCTTATATTGCCCGTCACCTAAATGAACTTCAGTTTCCCTTTGCCCGTTATCAGATAGATGTGGTATTTCGGGGAGAACGGGCAAAAGCGGGACGCTATCGCCAATTTCGTCAATGTGATATTGATGTAGTGGGTCGTAATAAGCTGAGTTTGCTCTATGATGCCCAAATTCCGGCGATTATTGCTGAAATTTTTACGGCGATTAATATTGGAGACTTTTTGATTCGCATCAACAATCGTAAAGTTCTCAGTGGGTTCTTTGAATCAATTGGTTTAGATGAGAGCAAAATTATGCCCTCTATCCGGATTGTAGATGCAGCGGAGAAAATTGGCGAAACAAAGGTGAAAAAAGCGCTCTTGGCTGAAGGGTTATCCGATGAACAAGTCGAGCAAATTCTTACCTTCACCAAGATTCAGGGTTCGGTGGATGAGGTGTTGGCACAATTAAACGCCATGCTTGAGGATAAACCAGACGCTCAGGTATTGAAAACGGGCATTGCTGAACTAGAAACTGTGATTACCGGAGTGCGGAATTTGGGGGTGAGCGATCGCGTATTTTGCATTGACCTCTCCATTGCCCGTGGATTAGATTATTATACGGGAACGGTGTATGAAACTACACTCGTGGGTCATGAAGCCTTGGGTAGTATTTGTTCCGGGGGACGCTATGAAGAACTCGTGGGCATGTTTGTTGGCGATAAAATGCCAGGAGTGGGCATTTCCATCGGCTTAACTCGATTGATGAGTCGGTTGATTCAAGCCGGGATTCTGGAGTCTTTCTCCTCTACACCCGCCCAAGTGATGGTGGTGAATATGCAAAGTGACTTAATGCCTTTATATTTAGAGGTATCTCAGAAACTGCGTCAGGCGGGAATTAGTACGATTACCAGTTTTGACGAGCGCTCTGTGGGCAAACAGTTACAGCAAGCTGATAAACGGGGAATTCCCTTGTGTGTCATTATTGGCTCTGAAGAAGCAGCCGCTCAAAAATGCGGTTTGAAAAACATGAGAACCGGAGAGCAAATTGCTGTCAATATAGAGCAGCTAGCTAATGAGGTGAGCAAGCAACTAGCCTAA